Proteins encoded by one window of Sphaerochaeta sp.:
- a CDS encoding NUDIX domain-containing protein: protein MEERITTAGVLEKDGRYLVGLRIKGGAIGGRWEFPGGKNRWGETEADTLRREWMEELNLAITVGELVTASDFVNKEMLYHLRAYVVFCNDLSPMTLHFHTETRFLSLEEMENLPFAPSDRTIIAALAEAKGSLPKA, encoded by the coding sequence ATGGAAGAGCGTATCACGACTGCCGGGGTGTTGGAGAAGGACGGCAGATATCTGGTCGGGCTCCGGATCAAAGGCGGGGCCATCGGGGGGCGATGGGAATTTCCCGGAGGAAAGAACCGGTGGGGCGAGACGGAAGCGGATACCCTCCGGAGGGAATGGATGGAAGAGCTCAATCTGGCCATCACCGTGGGTGAACTGGTCACCGCTTCCGATTTTGTGAACAAGGAAATGTTGTATCATCTCAGGGCCTACGTTGTTTTCTGTAATGACCTCTCTCCCATGACACTTCATTTTCATACCGAAACGCGGTTCCTTTCCCTCGAGGAGATGGAAAACCTGCCGTTCGCACCCAGTGACCGAACCATCATCGCTGCGCTTGCAGAGGCCAAGGGTTCATTGCCAAAGGCGTGA
- a CDS encoding NAD(P)H-hydrate dehydratase, translated as MFGGSSRFPGAARLSCRAAFHSRAGLITWYVDDDCLPIAASESPSVMVRRLSDGFDLAPADAVLAGPGWGEGRGDLLLQILKAGRPTVLDADGIRAYAAVWKEQAPTQGLLVMTPHLGELAVLSKAVLGLDVSHGSIREFLEGIQEIARKTKSVLVVKGSVVDVATATDVTVFDGGNPSLGVAGSGDVLSGVIGALLAGGMSVKDAALTGTALHQKAGRRASEAEGYYDSEALIALLGQVVREAER; from the coding sequence GTGTTTGGCGGAAGTTCCCGCTTCCCCGGAGCCGCGCGGCTTTCCTGTCGCGCCGCGTTCCATAGCCGTGCCGGACTGATCACTTGGTATGTGGATGATGATTGTCTCCCCATAGCCGCGTCGGAAAGCCCGTCGGTGATGGTCCGCCGTCTTTCCGATGGATTTGACCTTGCCCCAGCTGACGCGGTGCTGGCCGGTCCGGGGTGGGGCGAGGGAAGGGGGGATTTGCTCCTTCAGATCCTGAAGGCAGGACGTCCCACCGTGCTGGATGCCGATGGCATCCGCGCCTATGCCGCGGTGTGGAAAGAACAAGCGCCGACGCAAGGCCTTCTGGTGATGACCCCTCATCTGGGGGAGCTTGCCGTACTTTCCAAAGCGGTGCTTGGCCTGGATGTCTCCCATGGAAGTATCCGGGAGTTCTTGGAAGGGATCCAGGAGATCGCACGGAAGACAAAGAGCGTGCTGGTCGTCAAAGGCAGCGTGGTGGACGTCGCCACGGCGACGGATGTCACCGTTTTTGATGGCGGCAATCCTTCCCTCGGGGTGGCGGGAAGCGGGGATGTGCTCTCCGGGGTCATCGGCGCGTTGCTCGCCGGCGGCATGTCCGTCAAGGACGCCGCGTTGACAGGTACGGCGCTCCACCAGAAAGCAGGCAGGCGCGCATCGGAGGCGGAAGGATATTATGACAGTGAAGCGTTGATCGCCCTATTGGGACAGGTGGTGCGGGAGGCGGAGCGATGA